The sequence CGAAAATGTTCCACGTATGTTTGGGGATGATTTGGCGGCTGAAATTGAAGAAGCCAAGGTGCCAGTTCTGCCAATCTTCAAGGCTCTTGAAAAATATGGTGAGCTGAAGCACGACGAGATGTTTGAAATCTTCAACATGGGTATCGGGCTCATGCTGGCTGTCAGTCCTGAAAAGGTTGACCGTGTCAGGGAAGTCCTTGATGAGCCTGTTTATGAGCTTGGGCGTATCGTGAAAAAGGCTGACGCAAGTGTGGTGATCAAATAATGATCAAAAAAATTGCTGTTTTCGCTTCCGGTAATGGGTCAAATTTTCAGGTCATCGCCGAGCAATTCCCAGTGGAACTTGTTTTTGCTGACCATCGTGATGCCTATGTCTTGGAGCGTGCTAAAAATCTCGGTATCAAAAGTTACACCTTTGAACTTAAGGAATTTGACAACAAAACTGTTTATGAGCAGGCTATCATTGACCTTTTGGAAAAACATGCTATTGACCTTGTTTGCCTAGCTGGTTACATGAAAATCGTTGGCCCAACCTTGCTGGCTGCCTACCAAGGTCGCATTATCAATATCCACCCAGCTTACTTGCCTGAGTTTCCAGGTGCCCATGGTATTGAGGACGCTTGGAACGCTGGTGTTGATCAATCTGGTGTGACCATTCACTGGGTAGACAGCGGTGTTGACACAGGAAAAGTCATTAAACAAGTGCGCGTGCCACGCCTGCCAGATGACACCATTGAAAGCTTTGAAGCTAGAATCCATGAACAGGAATACCAACTCTATCCCCAAGTGCTGGATAGCTTGGGAGTGGGGAGGAAGTAAATTATTAGCGCAGCACAGCGACCGCAGGTCGCCTAACCGATGTTTCTTGCAGTGGTGAAAAAGACGCTTGATGTTTTATCAATTGTCTCGGAACTTTTGAGACTTTGGCTTAAAAATTAGGAATGAAATCTCTTGGATCTCTAAATAATCTACTAGACTATTTTACCTTTCGTCCGCACCACTAAAGAGAAATATCAAAGAAGAAACACTTTTCAAAAAGAAAGGAATTGAACCCGTCCGGAAGGCTCGGAAAAAAGATAAACATCTCCTAGACGCAAGCGTCTTCGTCGAGTTTCCTATTTTTCATTCACCTTCTAGTCGGACTTGGTATCTTAATTATGACAACAAAACGCGCACTTATCAGCGTCTCAGACAAAGCGGGCATTGTTGACTTTGCTCAAGAATTGAAAAACTTGGGTTGGGAAATCGTCTCAACCGGCGGAACCAAGGTTGCCCTTGATAAAGCAGGAATTGCAACTATCGCGATTGACGACGTGACTGGCTTTCCTGAAATGATGGATGGTCGTGTCAAGACTCTTCACCCAAACATTCATGGCGGTCTCTTGGCGCGCCGCGACCTTGACAGCCATGTCAGTGCTATGAAAGAACATGGCATCACACCGATTGATTTAGTTGTTGTCAACCTTTACCCATTCAAGGAGACAATCCTCAAACCAGATGTGACCTATGCAGATGCGGTTGAAAATATTGATATCGGCGGACCATCTATGCTGCGATCAGCAGCCAAAAACCACGCTAGCGTGACAGTTGTGGTTGATCCAGCGGATTATGCCCTTGTTTTGG comes from Streptococcus troglodytae and encodes:
- the purN gene encoding phosphoribosylglycinamide formyltransferase, translated to MIKKIAVFASGNGSNFQVIAEQFPVELVFADHRDAYVLERAKNLGIKSYTFELKEFDNKTVYEQAIIDLLEKHAIDLVCLAGYMKIVGPTLLAAYQGRIINIHPAYLPEFPGAHGIEDAWNAGVDQSGVTIHWVDSGVDTGKVIKQVRVPRLPDDTIESFEARIHEQEYQLYPQVLDSLGVGRK